Sequence from the Desulfovibrio sp. genome:
ATGGCATGGGTCAAACTGTGCTGAAACATAACCGCTTGGTTTGTATGGCCACTATTGTCAACAAATCATATTTCTATGGATTTAATATCTGGATGCTTTTTCATTAAAAGTAGTAGCGCTGCATAATCATTTGTGCTTTGCGATTTGATTTTCATTTCTACAATAAATAATGCAGGGTTTTGTTGAGATATTTTAGTGTTAATAATTTGATATTTTGAATTGAGTGTTTTTTGAATTGATTCCAGAGCTGCGTTTGACCCAGCAATGGTCAGCTTCAAGTTTATAGTTGGCACTGTGCCAACTCTCAAAAAATGTTTATGAAGTATCATTTGAATAGTATAAATCAGCACTGTGCCAAGGCCTCCGACCCAATAAAGGCCAGAACCAATAGCCATTCCGATTCCAGCGGTGACCCAAATTCCGGCAGCTGTCGTTAATCCGGTAATGGTTTGATTGCGTATGAAAATGATTCCCGCGCCAAGGAATCCTACTCCAGAAACAATACCAGAGGCGACCCGCGAGGGGTCAAGACCAACGCCAGACCTGCCAATCATGTCTTCAAAGCCATATTTTGATATTACTATAAACAACGCTGCCCCCATTGCTACCACAAAATGAGTGCGAATCCCCGCTTCTTTAAATCTATGAGCACGTTCATATCCGATTATCGCACCGCAAAGACCTGCACCCAATAGACGCAACAGTAAACTCATTTCCCACAAAAAATCAGTATCAAAGCTTGTCATAAATGCTGTCATGACATTTCCTCACTTAACTAACCAATTCTAATAGTTTTGAAAGCAACAAGCACATTGCCCAGCTGACTGACAATAAAAAATATGTATGCTGCTTGATCGAAAATTTCAGGGGACAAAACCCGTCAATAGGACGCTTGTTACGGTAATTTGCGTTGTCCTAGTCCTGAGCGGCCAGCCTGCGGGTGCTGCGCACGGGGAAAAATCCATCATCGGCATCTATGGCCCGCCAGTTGGACAGTGCACTCTTTATCCATGAGCATGCCCACGGATGTGACATTGACTGTAGGCAGCGCGACGTGAAGGTCGGTGGGGCATCTTATTGGGTTGGCCAGCGTACTGGCGTTGCGAAACACTTGCCCACAAATTTGAATCAGGGGACAGGCTGTTTCAATGGAAACGGTTTGCTCAATATGGCGCGCGGCATTCATAACGTCGGTGGGCTTAACTTCTGCACTGGATTGGCCCAAAGCATGGGTAAAATCAGGAGGTTAAAAAGGGAGTGTATTTTATGCGGCAGTTGGGGCGTTGGTCCAAAAATTCAGATGTGGCTTGCCGTTGCCCTAAAGCTGCCCCCGAAATTTGCGGCTGTCAACGAACCTCGAGGACCTGAAAAAAGCTGTTTGCACCAATCCGCAAAGCCCGCCGAAGTTGTGCAACTTGGGCGGACTTTGGCTGAGCAATTCCTGGTGTCCCACCACAAATTGAATATTAATATCAACTATAAGTAATAGATAGGGTGGTTTTACTTCAAAAAAGCTGCCCCCAAAGTTGCCCCTAATTTTATTCGGTGCGGAACTGGTGGGGGTATCGTACTGCAGGGAGCATAAAGGTCAGATCGCTTTTTTTTGCTGGCTATCCAGCTGCAACACAGCGGAACGAGTCCCCGCAGTTTTCGGCATCGCTAGCCCGGGTATCTGTGCTGTCAGTCCAGGGTATTTATCTACATCTTTCTGTTTTTGTTATTAAAATACTGGCAGTTGTTTGTCTGTTCATCCACATGCTCTGGAGTTATTCATCAAGAGCTGCTAAACGGATATTCAGCATGTAGCGCTTAAGAAACTCCATGTCTCAAACCTGCTTCAATATGCTGTAATAAGTAGAAATTGCATGATTATTCTTGGAAACAGGAACGTTAAAACGCTTCTCTTGGATCTTGCGCAGCGGCGAGCCGTGGAAGACGTGCTTTCATTGGCGGTCAAATGCCTGGGAACTGCCCGTGATTCTGCATTGGTGCGGATATGGCTTGTCGAGCCAGATAACTCTTGCCCAACGTGCGCAGAGCAATCCACTTGCGCTGGACGTGGGCGTTGCCTGCACCTCAAGGCCAGTTATGGAACGTCGCGCACAGACGGGAGGCACTGGACCAAGACGGAAGGGTCGGGTTTTTATCGTTTCCCCTTGGGCAGCAGAAAGGTTGGTTCCATAGCCTTGACCAATAAACCACTGGAAGTGGCATGTATCAGTGGCTCAGAGGCATGGATTGCCGACCCCGATTGGATCAAGAGCGAAGGCATTGTAAGTTTTGCCGGGCAACCTCTGATTTGCCGAGGAGAAACCCTTGGCGTTATTGCTGTTTTTTCGCGCTGTGTTTTTGAGCAAGGCTCCATGGAGCTTTTGCGCATGGTGGCTGATCACATTGCCTACTCCATTGCCAATGCACGGCTTTTTGAAATAGCTGATGCCCTCAACCAGCAAAAAGAACTGGAAAATGCACACCTGCGCGAAGAACTTTACGAGGCACGCAAATTTACGGGCATTATTGGTGAGAGCTCGGCAATAAAGGAAATACGCGAACAGATTCATATTGTTGGCGGTACGGAAGCCACCGTACTCATTCAAGGAGATTCTGGAACAGGCAAAGAACTTGTTGCTCACGAATTGCACAAGCAAAGTAAAAGAAAAAATAATCCGTTTATAAAAATAAACTGTGCTGCAATTCCACAGCACCTTTTTGAGAGTGAGTTTTTTGGCCATGTCAAAGGAGCCTTTACTGGCGCAATCAACGATCGCATGGGCTTTTTTCAAGTAGCCAATGGTGGAACCCTGTTTCTTGATGAAGTCGCTGAAATTCCGCTAGAGCTGCAAGGCAAGCTGCTGCGGGTTATACAGGATGGAGAATTTAGGCGGGTTGGCGAAGAAAAAATACGCTGCACAAATGTGCGTCTCATTGCCGCTACAAATAAAAACCTGAAAGAAGCAATCCAGCGAAGAACTTTTAGAGACGACCTGTATTACCGCTTGCAGGTTTTTCCCATCGTTATGCCCAGTCTCAAAGAACGGGAAGAAGATATCCCTTTGCTAGTGCGGCATTTTATTGGCGTTTTTTGCAAAAAAAATGGCCGCAGCACGTTTGATCTGTCCGGTGAGCAGATGCACAGGCTGCAACAGTATGACTGGCCCGGCAACATACGGGAGCTGCAAAATTTTGTTGAGCGTATGGTCATTACGGGGCGACCAGAGCAGGCATTGGATTATCTTGCCATTTGCGGCCCAGCCGAGGGAAAGGAAAATGTTTTTGTGCAATCAGCTGGCATTACGCAAAGAATTTTGACTGATGCCCAGATGCGACAAATGGAAAAAGCCAATCTGAAGGCCGCGTTGGAGCGGACAAATTGGCTTGTTTACGGAAACAGGGGGGCAGCGGCCTTACTGGGTATAAAGCCGACAACGCTTATTTCGCGGCTCAAGCGGTTTGGCCTTTATGCGCTTCGCCCAGCTTCCATCGTTCTTGATGAGCAAGAGAGCTTTTCTGATAGAGAGTAATTTTCGCAGCCGTACATGATGGCAAGAGGCGAAGTTTCGGCGGCAATGGCGTGCTCCGAAACTTCGCCTTTTATGTTATCTGCCTGCAGTGCAGATTAGCCTAGCCCGGCCAAAGGAGGGGTGTCGAGGAACGGCGGCCACTATCCCTCGCCTTCGGCCTGGCTTTGCTTTCCTGCCCCCCGAAGGCCGTACATTGTGGTACTGCCAGAGGACCAGAATTCCATTACTTCACTTTGCACCATTGAGGTCAGTATTTTTTTGACTTCTCTGGGGCCTTTTTCCGGAAAAATTTCCAGAAAATCATTAAAGTAGAACTTCGTCTTGTTTTTTGCGCTGATGAAATCCACGACCTTTTGCTGATCCGGTGTCATATAAGCCTCGTTGTCATGGGCATTTCGGCACGCATGCCCATGGTTATTAGAACTTGAACTGTGTGCTCTGACGCCAGGTGTAGTAGGCGGGATCACGGAAGTCGTCGATGAGGTGGTGGGTAAATTCAAGACCGGTCATCTTGAAGAAGGATTCCCAACCGATGCGTTCAGCCCAGTCGCCCAGACGTTCGTACTTGTTGGCGTTGGCCGAGTATACCTCAACAATGTGCTTAATTGTTTTGGTCAGTGTGGGCCAACGGGGCGGTTCGTTGGGTATGTAACCCACAACGACCTTGGAGAACTTGGGCATGCT
This genomic interval carries:
- a CDS encoding MgtC/SapB family protein; amino-acid sequence: MTAFMTSFDTDFLWEMSLLLRLLGAGLCGAIIGYERAHRFKEAGIRTHFVVAMGAALFIVISKYGFEDMIGRSGVGLDPSRVASGIVSGVGFLGAGIIFIRNQTITGLTTAAGIWVTAGIGMAIGSGLYWVGGLGTVLIYTIQMILHKHFLRVGTVPTINLKLTIAGSNAALESIQKTLNSKYQIINTKISQQNPALFIVEMKIKSQSTNDYAALLLLMKKHPDIKSIEI
- a CDS encoding sigma 54-interacting transcriptional regulator, which gives rise to MDLAQRRAVEDVLSLAVKCLGTARDSALVRIWLVEPDNSCPTCAEQSTCAGRGRCLHLKASYGTSRTDGRHWTKTEGSGFYRFPLGSRKVGSIALTNKPLEVACISGSEAWIADPDWIKSEGIVSFAGQPLICRGETLGVIAVFSRCVFEQGSMELLRMVADHIAYSIANARLFEIADALNQQKELENAHLREELYEARKFTGIIGESSAIKEIREQIHIVGGTEATVLIQGDSGTGKELVAHELHKQSKRKNNPFIKINCAAIPQHLFESEFFGHVKGAFTGAINDRMGFFQVANGGTLFLDEVAEIPLELQGKLLRVIQDGEFRRVGEEKIRCTNVRLIAATNKNLKEAIQRRTFRDDLYYRLQVFPIVMPSLKEREEDIPLLVRHFIGVFCKKNGRSTFDLSGEQMHRLQQYDWPGNIRELQNFVERMVITGRPEQALDYLAICGPAEGKENVFVQSAGITQRILTDAQMRQMEKANLKAALERTNWLVYGNRGAAALLGIKPTTLISRLKRFGLYALRPASIVLDEQESFSDRE
- a CDS encoding dissimilatory sulfite reductase D family protein, with amino-acid sequence MTPDQQKVVDFISAKNKTKFYFNDFLEIFPEKGPREVKKILTSMVQSEVMEFWSSGSTTMYGLRGAGKQSQAEGEG
- a CDS encoding 4Fe-4S binding protein, with the translated sequence PTKVEYNGNKVNSIAIKEDRCMYCGNCYTMCPALPISDGEGDGVAIMVGGKVSNRISMPKFSKVVVGYIPNEPPRWPTLTKTIKHIVEVYSANANKYERLGDWAERIGWESFFKMTGLEFTHHLIDDFRDPAYYTWRQSTQFKF